Below is a genomic region from Tepidiforma bonchosmolovskayae.
AACCGGCGCCTTCGAGCCCTGCGCCTCCTCGACGAGCCGAACGAGCCGCTGGAGGGCGGCATCGGCTCCTACGGCCGTTGCCTCGATCGTGATGGCGCCGTGCTGGTTGATGGTTCCGCCAATCACCCGGTCGCCCGGCTTCCGCTCGACAGGCACCGACTCCCCCGTGAGCATCGACTCATCGACCGCCGAGAATCCGTCCACGACAACGCCGTCGACCGGGATGCGCTGGCCGGGGCGCACGAGCAGGCGGTCGCCGACCTGCACCGCATCGAGTGGCACCTCCATCTCGGCACCGTCGCGGAGCACAGTTGCGGTCTCCGGCGTCTGCGCGAGGAGCGCGCGGATCGCCTGCGATGCGGCACCTTTTGACGTTTCTTCGAAGTACTTGCCCATCGAAATGAAGAGCAGCACTGCGGCGCTCACGTCGAAGTACATGTGCGTATCGAACTGCCCCCGCAGAACCACCCATGCGCTGTAGCCGTACGCCACGCTCGTCCCGAGCGCGACGAGCACGTCCATGTTTGGGTTCAGCTGCCGAAGCCCGGCCCACGCACCCCGGTAGAACCGCCAGCCCAGGCCGAACTGCACCGGCGTTGCCAGGACAAGGACAACCCAGGCGTGGAGCTGCGGGTCCCCGAACAGGTGGAGCCCGGCGATGTCCATCGCCATGGCGAGAATGACCGCAGGCACGGCGAAAACCGACGCCCCAACGAGCTGGACGAGCGTCCCTTTCGCCTGTTCGGCCGGGTTGGGGCGCTCTCGATCGGTGAGCGGCCGCGCGTGGTAGCCTGCCTTTTCGACAGCCTCAATGAGCGCCTCGACCGGCACTGGCGCACCGAGGGTCACGCGCGCTGTCTCGGCCGCGAAGTTCACGGCGGCGGTTTCCACACCCTCCACCCTGCTCAGCGCGCGCTCCACTCGCCGGACGCACGAGGCGCAGGTCATTCCGGTCACGCTGAGCGTCACCGCCTTTTCTTCACTTGCAGCGGCCATCTCAAACCTCCCGCGGAGCAGGGGCGAACCGGGCGGACTTACCGTGTGGCGGCCTCGTACCCCTCTTCTTTTACGGCTTCGATGAGCTTCGCAGGGTCGAGATTCTCGCCCGTGACGCGGGCCGCCTTCTCTGCGAGGCTCACGACGGCGTCCTGGACCCCCGGAACCGACTTGAGTGCGCCGGTCACCGCGTTCACGCAGTGGTCGCAGGTCATTCCGGTGATGCTGAGTTCGATTGTCTGTGCCATTGGATGCCTCCGATGTTGTTGCTGAGGTTAGGGTTCGCTTGGGCCCTGCGTGCGGTACAGGCGCTGAAGTTCGGCGATTGCTTTCTCCTCTTCGCCGCTGCGGATCATCTCGACGACGTGGGTTTTCAGGTGCCCGTCGAGCACGAGGGCGTCCAGGCTGCGAAGAGCGCGCTGTATCGAGAGCGACAGGTCGAGGATGTCCATGCAGTAGCGGTCGTCCTCGATCTGCTTCTCAAGGGCGGCAACCTGGCCGGCGATGATCTTGATCCGTCGAAGCGCCTGGCGGCGGGTTTCCGGTGTCATGCGCCCTCCGATAGGGTACCCCCCTATCCTTCCATTGCGAGAGGCGGGCGTCAAGTGCCGACCACCGGGCGGCGCTCAGCGAGCCCCAATCGCGCCCTGGCCGCGCAGCTCCTGGATGTCGTCCCAGCTGAACCCGAACTCCAGCAGCACCTGCTCGGTGTGCTCGTCGAACTCCGGAGCGCCCCGCGCAATCCGCCCCGGCGTCGCCCCGAGCTGCACCGCCGGCCCCACCATCTTCCGCCGCTCTCCGGAGCGGTGGTCGTACTCAACGATGTAGTCGTTGGCCACGACCTGGGGGTCGCGGATGACCTGGGCGTAGTCCTGGACCGGGGCGATGGGCAGGCCCTGACCGCACAGCTCCTCGACCCACTCCCACTGGTCCTTCGCCGCGAAGATGCGGTCCAGCTCGGCAATCAGCTCGCGGCGGTGGTCCATGTGCGCCGGCAGGGCGCAGAATCGGGGGTCGTCGCGCAGGTCGGGCCGCCCGACCGCCTCGCAGAACGGTGCCCACCAGCGGCTGAGCTGGGCCATGCTCAGCGCGATCCACCCCCCATCCCGGCACCGGTACACATTCCAGAGCGGCGCGGCATCTTCCCGTGAGCGGCGGGGCGGCACCTGCCCGGTAAAGAGTGTGCCGGTGATGTTGAACGACTGGAGCATCACCTGTCCGCCGAGGAGCGAGGCTTCGACGTGCTGGCCTTCACCCGTGCGCGCCCGGTGGATGAGGGCCAGCAGGATGCCGTAGCTGAGCGAAATCGCGCCGACCTGGTCAGCCATCCCCCCGAACGAAAAGACGGGAGGCTGGTCCGGAGCGCCCTGCACCATCATCGTGCCGCCGCGCGCCTGGCCCAGGATATCCATCGCCGGCCACCGGGCGTGGGGGCCCTTCGAGCCGTAGCCGGAGGCTGTGGCGTAGATAATGCTCGGGTTCCGCGCCCGAACGGCTTCGTACCCCAGGCCGAGGCGGTCCATCACCCCCTGCCGGAGGTTCTGCACGAAGACATCCGCCTGCTCTGCGAGGCGCAGGACGGTCTCGCGGCCAAGCGGGTGCTTCAGGTCGACGACAATCCCCCGTTTGTTCCGGTTGTGGCTTTCAAAGTACGCCTCGCTCAGGCCGCGCCCGGGGTCGGGTGAGTCCGGGCCCTCAATCTTGATGACATCTGCGCCGAAATCTGCCAGCATCGCCGTCGCATACGTACCCTGCTGCCAGATTGTGCAATCGAGAACCACGAGCCCCGAGAGCGGGAGCCCGGTATGGGGAACATTGGGGAACATGGGTCCCTCCCGGTTGCGCGGGATCTTGGTCGCGCCGCACGATCCTGTCAAACAAGGAAGTGCTCATGTCGAACGCCGCCGGCCATCGCCGTTTTGCGGCCGCCTGGGACTGGCTCTCCCGCCACGAAAGCGCCCGTGAGCGCAGGCTCCGCGCCCGCCTGGCCGGGCAGGCCGCCGGCCGCATCCTCGAAATCGGGTACGGCGTGGGCTCCAACTGGCCGCACCTGCCCGCTGACGTCTCCTATGTCGGCATCGAGCCCGACCCGTTCATGCGCGAGCGGGCCGAACGCCACCGCCCGCCGGACCGGCAGCTCGACCTTCGCGACGGCGATGCCCAGGCGCTCGACTTCCCGGACGCCAGCTTCGATACGGTGCTGGCCACCCTCGTCTTCTGCACGATTCCTGACCAACAAAAGGCGCTGCGGGAAGTGCGCCGGGTCCTTGCCCCCGGGGGCCGCCTGCTGTTTTGGGAGCACGTCAATGCCGGCTCGCGCCTCGGGCGCGCCGTGCTGAACGCCATCACTCCCCTCTGGAAGCGCGTCGGCGGCGGATGCCACCCCAACCGCGACACCCTCCAGGCGATCCGGGAAGCCGGGTTCTCCGTCCAGGAACTCAAGGTCACCAAAATTGGCCCGCTGCCGGCGATCGTCGGCGTCGCGAGTGTCGGACGGGAGGCCTCAGCGTGAGAATCGGAGCGCATGTCTCGAGCGCCGGCGGCCCGCATCTCGCGTTCGAGCGGGCGGCTTCCATCGGTGCAGAGGTGGTCCAGCTCTTCGTCAGCGCGCCGCAGCAGTGGAAGCTCCCCGCGCTCACCCCTGACCAGATTGCACGGTTCAATCGTGCCCGCGAAGCGTCGGGCATGCCGGCGTTCTTCCATGGCGTCTACCTCATGAACTTCGGCAGCCAGGACCCCGCTATTCTCGAGAAATCGCAGGCCTCCCTGCGCGCCTATCACCGGCTCGCCGGCGAGCTGGGGGTCGTCGGCACCATCTTCCACATCGGCAGTCACCTCGGCGCCGGGTTCGACGGCGCGATGGTCGAGCGCATTGCGGGCATGCTGGCCGGCATTCTCGCCGAAGAGCCGGACAACCCGGCGCTGCTGATCCTTGAGAACAACGCCGGGCAGGGAAACTGCATCGGCGGGCGGTTCGCCGAGCTCGGCGCCATCGTTCGGGCGATGGGCAGTCCGCCGAACGTCGGAATTTGCTTCGACACCTGCCACGCCTACGCCATGGGATACGACATCGCGACGCCAGCCGGCCTGGACACCACGCTCGAGGAGTTCGACCGGGAGCTCGGCCTCCAGCGCCTCGTCGCGGTCCACGCGAACGACACGAAACAGCCGATTGGCACGTTCCGCGACCGCCACGAGAACATCGGCGAGGGGCATCTGGGTGTCGACGGATTCCGGACGCTGATGGCGCACCCGGCGTTCGCTGAGGTGCCGTTTATCCTCGAAGTTCCCGGCTTTGATGGGCATGGCCCCGACGAGGAGAATATCCGGCGGCTCAAGCAGCTCCGGGAAGGTCTCGGCCTGCCGGCCCCGGACATGCCTCCCATCGAGGCGATCCGCCAGGCCGCATGCGCAGAAGTTTCGCGATAAGACGAGGGTCGACGTGCCAGCTACCGGTCGCCTCCAGGGCGCACTTTTCACCGAATGTGCCGAGTGGGTTTGGGAGCAGCTCCAGGAGGAGGGATTCCAAGTCCAGGGCGAACTGATCGAGCTGATCCTCGAGACCGAGCGCGAGCTCGGCATCCAGGCTCAGCCGCTCGACACGATCGCCGCGGCACTGGCGGAAGAGTTCGAGCGCCGCGGCGTGGTGGCCCGGCCGTATGGCATCGATGCCCGCCTTATCAGGGTTGTCCTCGAATGGGAGGATGACTTCCTCGGCTTCGCCGGCATTCCCCGCGCCGAGAGTTGACGGCCGGGAGGCGTTCCCCGGACACTCAGGTGCGACGCCAGGCAGGAGGTGGGTGCAGGGAAGTCCAGCATCGGTCACGCCATTGGCACGCAGGGAGCACACCAGCAAGCGCCAGGTCCGCGCGGTTAGGCGCGGATGACGAGGCGGGGGCAGTATCGAACCATTCGGCGGATGGCCCCCCGGCCGCACAGCCGCAGGTGCCGCACAAACCACGCCGGGTAACCGGGTGACAAAAGCGCACCACGTGCACGGGTTCCCCTCCCGTCCCTTGCTCCACCATCTGGATTCGACCGTGACCGTCCTCCGCGACGGGCCGGTCGCTGCGTGCCCCAGATTGCAGGCCCCGCGCCTGCAGCCAAAGGAGCCACGCACATGTGCGGGATTGTCGGGTACGCCGGAGGCCGTCCGGCCGTGCCCATCCTCCTGCGAGCCCTGAAGGACCTCGAGTACCGCGGCTATGACTCTGCCGGCATCGCCGTGCTCGATGGCGACCGCCTCGCAATCACGAAGAAACAGGGGAAGATCGCCAACCTCGAGGCTGCCCTCGGGCCGGCGCCGGCCGGCACCGTCGGCATCGGCCACACCCGCTGGGCCACCCACGGCCGGCCCAGCGACCGGAACGCGCACCCCCACAGCTCGTGTGATGGCCGGGTGGTCGTCATCCATAACGGCATCGTCGAGAACTACGCCGCCCTGCGCGATGAGCTGCAGGCACGCGGCCACACGTTCCACAGCGAAACCGACACCGAAACGGTCGCCCATCTGCTTGAAGCCGAAATGGCCGCCGGCGCTGACCTCTTCGAAGCGCTCGCCCGGACCGCACGCCGGCTCGAGGGCTCGCAGGCGCTGGTGGCGATGTCGCTCGACGAGCCGGGCACGCTTGTCGCCGCGCGCCTCGGCAACGCGGGCGGCATTGTCATCGGCTTCGGCGACGGCGAAACCGTCGTCGCCAGCGACCTCGCTGCCGTGCTCCCGCTGACGCAGGAGGTCGCGTTTCTGGCCGATGGGCAGGTCGCCCGCGTGACGCCCGCGGGGGCTGAAGCGAAAACGGTGACCGGAGAGCCGGTAGCTCTCCAGCGCAAGCGCATTCCCATCGACCCGGTCACCGCGCTCAAAGGCCAGTACCCCCACTTCATGCTCAAGGAAATCCACGAGCAGCCGGAGGCTATCGCCGACACAATCTGGAGCCTCGCAACGCTCGACCCGCCGGCGCTCTACTTCGATGACCTCGGTCCGGCCGCAGACCGGCTGGCGGACATCGAGCGGGTGGTGCTCATCGGCATGGGTACGAGCCTCCACGCCGCAATGGTCGGCCAGCGCTACATCGAGGCCTTCGCGGGCATCCCCGCGGACGCCGACAATGCTTCGGAATTCCGCTATCGCGAGCCAGTGCTCGACGACCGCACGCTGGTCATCAGCGTCTCCCAGTCAGGCGAGACGGTCGACGTGCTCGAAGCGATGGCCGTGGCCCGCCAAGCGGGAGCTCTGCAGGTGACGGTCTGCAACACAGCCGGGGCACAGACCACGCGCGTCGCCGATGGCACGGTCTACACCCGTGCCGGACTGGAACGGGGAGTTGCCAGCACAAAGTGCTTCACGACCGCGGTCGTCGCCCTGTACCTGCTGGCGCTGCGCATCGCCCAGGCGAAAGGGCGGCTCTCTGACCGCGAGCTCGCCCTCCACCTGCACGACCTCGCGCAGCTGCCGCGGGCCGTCTCGGAGGTCCTTCGACAGCAGGACCTGGTTCGCAAGCGGGCCGTGTCCCTCGCCGCTGCCCAGCACGTCCTGTTCCTCGGGCGCGGACTCGCGTTCCCGGTCGCTATGGAGGGTGCGCTGAAGCTGAAGGAGGTCTCCTACATCCACGCGGAAGGCTACGCCGCCGGCGAGATGAAGCACGGGCCGATCGCGCTGATCGAACCGTCATTCCCAACGGTCGCCATCGCGACACGCCATGCGCTGCGCACGAAGATGATTTCGAACATCGAGCAGATCCAGGCGCGGGGCGGTCCCGTTACCGGAGTGGTGACGGAAGGCGACGCCGAGCTGACGGCGCTTTGTGATGCCGTGCTAACGGTCCCTGCTGTTTCGTCGTGGCTCGAGCCCGTGGCGGCCGTGATCCCCCTGCAGCTTCTCGCCTACGATGTGGCGGTACACCGCGGCTGCGACGTGGACCAGCCGCGGAACCTCGCCAAAACGGTGACGGTCGAATGAGCGGCCGTCCGGACATTGAAGTCAGGCCGATTGGCCGGCCGTGCAAATCGCCGGCATCGGCCTATAATCGTGCGACCGAAGCCATCGGTCTGCACTATGCGCGATGCGCGGAGGTATAGACAGATTGGTAAGCGTCACTCGTTCCGTCGTGTGGTTCTCCGAGGTCGGCCGTGAGGATATCGGCCTCGTCGGGGGCAAGGGCGCCAACCTCGGCGAACTCATCCGCGCCGGCATTCCGGTGCCGCCCGGGTTCGTGGTCACCGCCGATACCTATTTCCGCTTCATCCACCAGAACGGGCTCGAGCCGGTCATCAAGAAGGAGCTCTTCGGCCTGGATGTCCACGACACCCGGCAGCTGAACGAACGCGCCGAGAATATCCAGCGGCGCATCATGGAAGCCCCGATGCCGGCGCACATTGCCGACGAGATCCGGGCCGCCTACCGGGAGCTCGGCGAAGGCCCGGTCGCTGTCCGCAGCTCGGCGACCGCCGAAGACCTGCCGGAGGCGAGCTTCGCCGGCCAGCAGAGCACCTTCCTGAACGTCGTCGGCGCCGACAACGTCGTGCGCGCCGTCCAGGCGTGCTGGGCGTCCCTGTTTGAAGCGCGCGCCATCTTCTACCGCGAGGAATCGGGCTACGACCACACAAAGGTCGGGCTGGCTGTGCCCGTGCAGCGCATGGTGCAGTCAGAAATTTCGGGCGTGATGTTCACCGTCGAACCCGTAACGTCGGACCGCACGCGGATCACCATCGAAGCCGTCTACGGCCTGGGCGAGGGCATCGTTTCCGGCGAAATCTCCCCTGACCTCTACCTCGTCGACAAGGAGTCCCTCCAGATCATCTCCAAGACGGTGACACCGCAGGAGCGGATGATCGCCCGCCGGCCGGACGCCGACGGCAGCCATGAAGGTGCCAATGCCTGGCTCCCCGTACCGGAGCACCTGCGAGAACGCCAGAAGCTGACCGACGCCGAGATCCGCGAGCTTGCCCGCATCGGCCGGGCCGTTGAAGAGCACTACGGCGCCCCGCAGGACATCGAGTGGGCGTACGAAAAGGGCCAGTTCTACCTCGTCCAGGCGCGGCCGGTCACGACGCTCAAGGTTGCCATCGAGGCCGAAGATGGCGAGGAAGAAACCGCCCCGGTTCTTCTCACCGGGCAGCCCGCGAGCCCGGGAGTTGGCGTCGGCCTGGTGCGGGTCGTGCATGACCCGCGCGAAATCGACATCGTGAAGCCCGGCGATGTCCTCGTCGCCGAGATGACGACTCCCGACTTCGTCCCGGCGATGAAGCGGGCCTCCGCA
It encodes:
- a CDS encoding CopZ family metallochaperone, producing MAQTIELSITGMTCDHCVNAVTGALKSVPGVQDAVVSLAEKAARVTGENLDPAKLIEAVKEEGYEAATR
- a CDS encoding metal-sensitive transcriptional regulator produces the protein MTPETRRQALRRIKIIAGQVAALEKQIEDDRYCMDILDLSLSIQRALRSLDALVLDGHLKTHVVEMIRSGEEEKAIAELQRLYRTQGPSEP
- a CDS encoding CaiB/BaiF CoA transferase family protein; amino-acid sequence: MFPNVPHTGLPLSGLVVLDCTIWQQGTYATAMLADFGADVIKIEGPDSPDPGRGLSEAYFESHNRNKRGIVVDLKHPLGRETVLRLAEQADVFVQNLRQGVMDRLGLGYEAVRARNPSIIYATASGYGSKGPHARWPAMDILGQARGGTMMVQGAPDQPPVFSFGGMADQVGAISLSYGILLALIHRARTGEGQHVEASLLGGQVMLQSFNITGTLFTGQVPPRRSREDAAPLWNVYRCRDGGWIALSMAQLSRWWAPFCEAVGRPDLRDDPRFCALPAHMDHRRELIAELDRIFAAKDQWEWVEELCGQGLPIAPVQDYAQVIRDPQVVANDYIVEYDHRSGERRKMVGPAVQLGATPGRIARGAPEFDEHTEQVLLEFGFSWDDIQELRGQGAIGAR
- a CDS encoding class I SAM-dependent methyltransferase: MSNAAGHRRFAAAWDWLSRHESARERRLRARLAGQAAGRILEIGYGVGSNWPHLPADVSYVGIEPDPFMRERAERHRPPDRQLDLRDGDAQALDFPDASFDTVLATLVFCTIPDQQKALREVRRVLAPGGRLLFWEHVNAGSRLGRAVLNAITPLWKRVGGGCHPNRDTLQAIREAGFSVQELKVTKIGPLPAIVGVASVGREASA
- a CDS encoding deoxyribonuclease IV, giving the protein MRIGAHVSSAGGPHLAFERAASIGAEVVQLFVSAPQQWKLPALTPDQIARFNRAREASGMPAFFHGVYLMNFGSQDPAILEKSQASLRAYHRLAGELGVVGTIFHIGSHLGAGFDGAMVERIAGMLAGILAEEPDNPALLILENNAGQGNCIGGRFAELGAIVRAMGSPPNVGICFDTCHAYAMGYDIATPAGLDTTLEEFDRELGLQRLVAVHANDTKQPIGTFRDRHENIGEGHLGVDGFRTLMAHPAFAEVPFILEVPGFDGHGPDEENIRRLKQLREGLGLPAPDMPPIEAIRQAACAEVSR
- the glmS gene encoding glutamine--fructose-6-phosphate transaminase (isomerizing), which codes for MCGIVGYAGGRPAVPILLRALKDLEYRGYDSAGIAVLDGDRLAITKKQGKIANLEAALGPAPAGTVGIGHTRWATHGRPSDRNAHPHSSCDGRVVVIHNGIVENYAALRDELQARGHTFHSETDTETVAHLLEAEMAAGADLFEALARTARRLEGSQALVAMSLDEPGTLVAARLGNAGGIVIGFGDGETVVASDLAAVLPLTQEVAFLADGQVARVTPAGAEAKTVTGEPVALQRKRIPIDPVTALKGQYPHFMLKEIHEQPEAIADTIWSLATLDPPALYFDDLGPAADRLADIERVVLIGMGTSLHAAMVGQRYIEAFAGIPADADNASEFRYREPVLDDRTLVISVSQSGETVDVLEAMAVARQAGALQVTVCNTAGAQTTRVADGTVYTRAGLERGVASTKCFTTAVVALYLLALRIAQAKGRLSDRELALHLHDLAQLPRAVSEVLRQQDLVRKRAVSLAAAQHVLFLGRGLAFPVAMEGALKLKEVSYIHAEGYAAGEMKHGPIALIEPSFPTVAIATRHALRTKMISNIEQIQARGGPVTGVVTEGDAELTALCDAVLTVPAVSSWLEPVAAVIPLQLLAYDVAVHRGCDVDQPRNLAKTVTVE
- the ppsA gene encoding phosphoenolpyruvate synthase, with amino-acid sequence MWFSEVGREDIGLVGGKGANLGELIRAGIPVPPGFVVTADTYFRFIHQNGLEPVIKKELFGLDVHDTRQLNERAENIQRRIMEAPMPAHIADEIRAAYRELGEGPVAVRSSATAEDLPEASFAGQQSTFLNVVGADNVVRAVQACWASLFEARAIFYREESGYDHTKVGLAVPVQRMVQSEISGVMFTVEPVTSDRTRITIEAVYGLGEGIVSGEISPDLYLVDKESLQIISKTVTPQERMIARRPDADGSHEGANAWLPVPEHLRERQKLTDAEIRELARIGRAVEEHYGAPQDIEWAYEKGQFYLVQARPVTTLKVAIEAEDGEEETAPVLLTGQPASPGVGVGLVRVVHDPREIDIVKPGDVLVAEMTTPDFVPAMKRASAIITERGGRTCHAAIVSRELGIPCVVGVAGATRLEVGREVTVDGSAGRIYDGRAEARLAWYERQKERYARAAALKTTTKLYVNLAEPELAEVVAKRHVDGVGLLRAEFIVAQIGKHPRQFIEEGQPEEYTRRLEEGIKEFCRAFNPRPVVYRLTDFKTNEYANLEGGAKYEPTEENPMIGYRGASRYIREPDIFRLELEAIKGVRKEYKNLYVMVPFVRTPDELRAVKQLMSEQGLVRSDDFKLWMMVEVPSNVLILDRFIDVGIDGISIGSNDLTQLVLGIDRDSEALADIFDERNEAVMAAIQTAVTVARRRGITASICGQAPSVYPEVTEKLVEWGATSVSVSPDMIDQTREIIANAEAKLGRAPAH